Sequence from the Syngnathus acus chromosome 13, fSynAcu1.2, whole genome shotgun sequence genome:
CAGCGAGTTCCAGTTTCCCGTACTTGAAAAAGCGCATCCAGGTGGTGGAGCAGCAAAGCACGGAGATGAACCCCATCGAAGTGGCCATCGACGAAATGTCCCGCAAAGTCTCCGAGCTCAACCAGCTGTGCAACATGGAAGAGGTGGACATGATCCGACTGCAGCTCAAACTGCAGGGGAGCGTCAGTGCCAAAGTGCGTCTTCGAAAGCTTGCATGTTTTGGACTTGATGATTTGCCTcgtcatctttatttatttatttaaatccaGGTCAACGCGGGGCCGATGGCTTATGCCAGGGCCTTTTTAGAGGAGAAGAATGCCAAGAAGTATCCAGATAACCAGGTGAAACTACTGAAGGAGATTTTCAGGTAGGACAGATCTCAGTGATAAACGACAAGATGGCcggtgttttaaaaaaagaaaattgacgTGCATGCAGGCAGTTTGCCGAAGCGTGCGGCCAGGCGTTGGATGTGAACGAGCGTCTGATCAAGGAAGACCAACTCGAGTACCAGGAGGAGATGAGAGCTCACTACAGGGACATGCTGAGCGAACTGTGCGCCATCATGAACGAAcaggtttgttgttttgaactttgcgGATGTTCCAGGCATCTTCTCATCCCTCATATCATCTGCCATCATGGTTATCATCgctgtccttttttttcccccccaacttTGCAGCTGCAAAAACGTGTTCTCGCCTCCAGCGCCAACTCTCTCTCTAACAGCTCTCTTTCCACTCTGTCTAAGACCGGTATGTCATCGCTCTCATTTTCGCTCATTTGCCATCGTAAACATTCGCTGGCATCTCAACatgtgttgaaatgttttaccCGATGGAACTTTTGGAGAAAACATTGTGCGGGAACTGCTGTCTCAATTATCCATCGTTCATTCAATCATCGCTAACCTCGCCCACCAAGCCCTGAACTTGCTAGCATGCTAACAAAATAGCAACAGCcctgaacctttttttttttttagcatgctAGCAAAATAGCAAGgtctttcatttcaaacacaaTCATGCTCCAAAAGTTCCTCTGTGACATTTCCAGGAACGACAGTCCAAATAAAAGTTCCTGGAACTTTAGCGGGCAATACACAAGTCAATCCAGCGTTCCAACTCTCCCGTTATTATTCTTTCCGTCCAGATTCCTCACTCAAGGCAGCCAGGAACGGAGCGCCACAGCGGCTTCTGAACGGCTGATCGGGAATCCATGCTCCCTTTTGGTTCTTTGTGAGGGCAGCAATTGatagtagaagaagaaaaggaagaagaagtGTGTAGAGACTGTGCTCGTGCTAGTCTGTTGTCCTGTCGTTGAACGTCGCATTAGCTGATGCATCGGTAGgttctgtttatttttggttcTCCAGAGACGGCCCTGAAAAACtggcaagcaaaaaaaaaaaaagttacttaaacacacgcacacacatgcgcctTCTCTCCACAGCCTTGCCCTTTATTTTCAGTGACCTTACCGAGCCGTAGGTGCATTCAGCTTCTCTTTGTGTTCTATTTTTGATGTTTTAagaagaaaatttgaattgcCCCCGGCCcccaaaaataagaaaatatttgaagctaATGCGAAGAAAccaaatgtgttattttctCAAGCGTGTCAAGAGCTGAATGCCCGTCCGCTCGGTGTTTGAATGTAGAGCAGCTCCACAGTGCTAATTTGTATCCTCGCTaacatttcccccccaaaaaatcagcACGCCCATTTTCAAGTCGaaccgggaaaaaaaaagaaaacagagttatgttttgtaacatttttaaatgcattgttACTGTTATTATTTCCTGTTTTGAATTGTATATaagaaatattaatatttaaaacatttgaaatgttccctttttttaaataaaatatacatataaatatttgtttagctgacttcacaaaaaaagataaaaactaaaattttatgtataacatttaaataaaattttgtTAATGTTCAAGAGCTAGCATTGAGTGATTACTTGTTTGGATAGACTCTTCTGAATTATGATAAGCcttatagaaaatggatgaattttttaattgttgcgATCCAAATGATGAGAAGGGAAACTTTCACTGAAAGGCAAGTGACACAAAATATATTGGCTTGACTAGAGTGAAGTACTGTCCTGCATCCAAGTGATCAGGTGTCAATGTTTTGCAGGTCATGGTCGCACCGTAGAGTGCTTTGTTAATTTTTAATGTTATGACAGTTCTACTTTCCAGagtctgacacattttcatCACTTCATTTGGCGATTTTGCACAATCAGCTGATTTCAGTTCGAGTCTTTTCTGTACCAGCTTTGGTGTGCTTGGACTGTGGATGGCTCAGGTTGCTTCAGAACAGGTAATGCTATCCAGAAGTGACCCCCATCCATGGAATTGCTGTTTGATACTGGACTgcataaatcatttttgtaaatTACACCTAAAGAGATAGCAAATGGCCCCTGTGTTGCGTTCAGAACCACAAAGCGAATTCAGGTCCCCCCGTGCCGTGCAAAGTCCCCTGTGTAGTTTTCCAGAAACTGGACCCGGGTGCTGATGAATAAAACATCCTCCCCAAGGGCGACGGGCAGATCTGTTCCCCTGTAGATGGATCAGCTGTATAGGCACCATGTAGTCACAGCCAAGATCCACACTGAGATTGTACAGGCAGCATGTTAAACGCCGGGCAGCACCACGAGGTCCTGGGGCACGACCCGCACCAAGAACCCGCCGCGCTCTTTGGGAAGCCCTGGTTCTGGCAGCGCAGCAGCGGCGCCATGGAGGGAACCCGCACCTTGGCCCGTGTCATCATGGAGATGCGGGAGGAGATCAGGAAGTTAGAGCAGAACCGAGTGCTGACAAAGGACCAGGAACAAGACCAGGAGCAGACACAGGAAGGGGTTTTAGAGGAAGAGCATGAAAACCCAAGTGGGAATCTCAGGAGAAATGCATCTGCTCCCATTCTAAAGCGACAATTTAAGGAATGTGAAGGTAGctatcatcatttaaaaaaaaattatatatacttTCAACCCATCACTGCTATCTTGCATGTCTTTTCCCCCTCAGAAAATGTCATGACAGTTCGAAGGTATTCCAGGAGCTCAAGCACACCTGGGATGACACAGACCAAGGGTATAGTGGACCCCTGGGAACGACTGAGCCACTTTGGATGGGGGCGTCTACAGGAGGAGGTCCGGGGAGGAAATGGCAACCCGGATCACTCTGTCAGCAGTGACGTGGCCTCAGCGAAAAACAGGACATCCCTTCAGGAATGTGTGCAAAAGACTAGGTGAGCAAGCATGTGTaatggacacttcattaggtacggCTGCACATTGATGAACTGAGCTGAATTCAGAATTTTtatcacaaaaataacaagatGGTCAGTGGGATGCAATGTGCAGCAATGATTTTGCCCAAAAATGGAcaatatattttgtaaaaacTAGGCCAAGCTTGAAACGCTTCCTGTTTTtatgctgccatctagtggttgaAAGCtgaattataataaaaaaaacattgcaatcaaAATCAGGTTCTAAAAATGTGACACCCCTGTTCCTCTTCTTTGTCCCCCCCGGCAGAGCCAAAGTGAAAACAGTCACATTTCTTCTACCAGTGGACGACATCTACACCAGCAAACCAGTACTGTCCAAGCCTCAGGAGCCCACAACCACCAAGCTGACCCCCATAACTGATACCGAGTCGTGAGAGGAACAAAAGTGGCCACTTGCATGAAGACGATTGTAGGAACTCTAAATGAGGtcacagtctttttttttttttcttctaagtCACCTTAAATTGCTTTGGGTGTTCACGAATCGATTTGATCACAGCGGTGCAACATAAGTAATCGGCGTCCAGTTACACACCGATGTTGAGACATTTGCACACATGATCACATGTGCTGTGGTCAAGTGTTTTGGAACCTCACAGGAGACTGACCCATTTTTTCTTACAGGCACTTTAAGTCTATGACCGATGTATTATTCATTCACTCTTTTAAATTGAAATGAGAGGGGCTCACGTGTGGCACCTGCGGGACACAACATTAAGTACACTTGCACAATAGtggtgctttgttttttttttgtacaattttgAAGACTATCACAGCTAAAAGCCCAAATTGACAAATTTAAGAAAATAGAATATTATATAGGAAACAATCCAAATAATTACTCATAAATTAATATATGTAGGTTTTTAAATTGACCtatgaaatacattttcactAATGCACCTAAAATGCAGTAATTCTAAATTATGTAatacctgtaaaaaaaaaaagttaaatccCCACTCTCAAATATATGTCTTTTTATTTAAGAAgtcaaagctaaaaaaaaaaaaaaaaatcatcaatcaaCACAAGGAATGGTTTTACAACACAAGGCAGACTTGTCggcaccatttttttgttatagATTGTGGAATGTACTGCATTGAagtgcagaaaaaaacagttgagGTAAATGCTTTAATGGTTATAAAAAGTCTCCACACCCCTGTTCGGTCTCGAGTCTGTAAACCCTTTTATAATCCACAGCTGAGTTGTAGCAAACATTGAGCCAAAGTGACAAGAGGGATTTGTTAAGATGCACTTTAAAATGGATTTGGGTTCATTTGTAGTATTCATTTCTCTATGTTAAAGATGTCTGCAGAGCTTTCATATCCTTGAGCAGCCTGAGAGTGTGCTTGCTATTTTCTCCTGGTTTGACTGCGCTCACTCTGGTTGGATTCTTCCGGCACGCctccttttttaatttcctcatcTATAGACATCACATGTAAATGTTATGAAATAAACGAATGTCTTGGGCTAACACGTTTTTGCGCGTGTGCCTACCTGAATTTTGTGCCTGTAGATTTTACTAATCTGTTCTCCTTTGCGTTCCATTTTGAGGAGCAAGGTCTCCTGCTCGCGCTGTAGCTGTCTTCGCTCCTGCAGAGAACGACTGCGCTCCAGCTCGCGCATCAGCTCGTCTTGctctctggaaaaaaaaaaaaggggggaaagaaatctgtgctttttccttttttaaacaattaaacaaaaaacaatgcacGCACAAGCTCATCATTCTGAGCTCCTCCTGCAGCGCCTGTAGAAGTTCCGACAGCTCCCCACTggcggaggaggcggagccagAGGAACCGTCCGAATGGCGCCGGTTTGTCCGACCCGAGCGGACGGCGTTGTTGTTTCTGGCGAGGACGCGGCTGTTGCACAGGTGAGGCTGGTGGCGCTTCAGGAGAGACAAAACCGACTGCACGTTGGCTCGGACCGAGTGGCTGCCGCTTACCGACTGCAACGATTCAAGTCCGTGTTAAAAAGAGGACAGGAAGTGGAGAAGTACAAGATGGTAGCTACCGTGCCGGTCACAAAAGGTACATCGTTGAGGTTCAGTTTGTAGTGAGGTTCCCAGTGGGAAGActtattctaaaaaaaaataataaa
This genomic interval carries:
- the LOC119132485 gene encoding uncharacterized protein LOC119132485 isoform X2, producing MLNAGQHHEVLGHDPHQEPAALFGKPWFWQRSSGAMEGTRTLARVIMEMREEIRKLEQNRVLTKDQEQDQEQTQEGVLEEEHENPSGNLRRNASAPILKRQFKECEENVMTVRRYSRSSSTPGMTQTKGIVDPWERLSHFGWGRLQEEVRGGNGNPDHSVSSDVASAKNRTSLQECVQKTRAKVKTVTFLLPVDDIYTSKPVLSKPQEPTTTKLTPITDTES
- the LOC119132485 gene encoding uncharacterized protein LOC119132485 isoform X1, which encodes MLNAGQHHEVLGHDPHQEPAALFGKPWFWQRSSGAMEGTRTLARVIMEMREEIRKLEQNRVLTKDQEQDQEQTQEGVLEEEHENPSGNLRRNASAPILKRQFKECEGSYHHLKKNYIYFQPITAILHVFSPSENVMTVRRYSRSSSTPGMTQTKGIVDPWERLSHFGWGRLQEEVRGGNGNPDHSVSSDVASAKNRTSLQECVQKTRAKVKTVTFLLPVDDIYTSKPVLSKPQEPTTTKLTPITDTES